AGGCGTGAGTGAACGAGCCGGGGCGTTGCGTATGAGGTGGGGCTGAGCGGCCGTGGCGTGGGAAGATAGGGCGATGCCTGGAGTGCAAATCCCCAACGTACTGGCGGCCCGTTATGCCAGCGCCCCGATGGCGGGGATCTGGTCGCCGGAACACAAGGTGGTGCTTGAGCGCCAACTCTGGGTGGCGGTGATGCGAGCGCAGGCCGATCTGGGGGTGGTGTGGCCGCCGACCGCCATCGACGACTACATCGCCGTGATCGACAAGGTGGACCTTGAGAGCATCGAGGCGCGTGAGCGCATCACCCGCCACGACGTCAAAGCCCGGATCGAGGAGTTCTCCGCCTTGGCGGGTCACGAGTTGATTCACGCTGGGATGACCTCGCGCGACGTCACCGAGAACGTTGAGCAATTGCAGGTGCGCGCCGCGCTCGAACTCATAAGGGATCGAATGGTCACGGCCTTGGCCCGCCTGGCCGAGCGGGCGGGGGAGTATGCCGAAGTGGTGATGACCGGTCGGAGCCACAACGTGGCCGCCCAGGCCACGACGTTGGGCAAGCGCTTTGCCAACGCCGGCGAGGAGTTGCTGCAGGCGTTCCGCCGCGTGGAGGAGTTGCTGGCCCGCTATCCCTTGCGGGGCATCAAGGGTCCGGTGGGTACGCAGCAGGACATGGCCGATCTCCTTGGTAGTGCCGAGAAGGTCGATGCCCTGGAGGCATCGGTGGCCGCTCACCTCGGCTTCGGCGAAATGCTCACCAACGTGGGCCAGGTGTACCCGCGCTCCCTCGACCTCGACGTGGTGGCCGCGCTGGTACAGGCGGCGGCCGGCCCGGCCAGCCTGGCCACCACGATTCGCCTTATGGCCGGGCTCGAACTGGCTACCGAGGGGTTTCAGCCCGGGCAGGTGGGCTCCTCCGCCATGCCCCACAAAATGAACAGTCGTTCCTGTGAGCGCATCAACGGACTCTTGGTGGTGCTGCGAGGCCACCTCTCGATGGTTGGCGAACTGGCGGGTGATCAGTGGAACGAGGGGGATGTGTCTTGCTCGGTGGTGCGACGGGTGGCGCTGCCGGATGCGTTTTTGGCCGCCGATGGCCTGTTCCAGACGTTCCTGGCCGTGGTGGAGGATTTCGGTGCCTACCGACCAGTGATCGATCGCGAACTGGAGCGGTATCTGCCGTTCCTCACCACCACCAAGGTGCTGATGGGGGCCGTGCGAGCGGGGGTGGGCCGCGAGGTGGCCCACGAGGCCATCAAGGAGCATGCCGTGGCCGTGGCGCTCTCGATGCGGGAGGAGGGGGCGACGGGCAATGATCTGCTCGACCGCCTTGCCGCCGAGGATCGCCTCCCGTTGGATCGTGCCGCCCTCGACGCCCTAGTGGGCGAGCCGTTGAGTTTTGTGGGCACCGCCCTGGCCCAGGTGGGGGTCTTTATGGCGCAGGTGGAGGTTGTGGTGGCCCGTCATCCCGGCGCCATTGGGTACCGTCCCGAGGCGATCTTGTAGTCCTCTAGGCTGGCGGGCATGACGTTGCCTCTACCCCATCTGTATTCCGGCAAGGTTCGCGACATCTACGGCGTGGGTGACCACCAGTTGTTGATGGTCACCTCGGACCGCCTCTCGGCGTTCGACGTGGTGCTCGACGAGCCGATCAAGCACAAGGGCCGGGTGCTCACCGCCATCTCCGCCTTCTGGTTCGAGGTTCTCGGCGACATTGCCGGCAGCCATCTCGTGTCTACCGATGCGCACGATCTCGCCCCGGAGGTGTTGGCCGCCGAGCCGGATCTAGCCGGGCGCATCATGCTGTGCCGCCGGGCTGAGATGCTTTCGATTGAGTGCATCGTGCGGGGGTATCTCTCCGGCTCGGCGTGGAAGGAGTACCAGGCGCACGGCACGATGCACGGACAAGCACTGCCGCCGGGGCTGCGAGAGAGCGACCGACTCCCGGAACCAGTGTTCACCCCATCGACCAAGAGCGATGTTCACGACGAGAACATCTCCTTCGCTCAGGCGGTGGACCTCGTGGGGGAGTCGGTGGCTAACGAGGCTCGGGATATCTCGCTGGCTCTTTACAGTCGAGGGGCGGAACTGGCCCGTGAAAGCGGAATCATCATTGCCGATACCAAGTTCGAACTCGGGCTGATCGACGGTGCCCTAGTGGTCTGCGACGAGATCATGACGCCGGACTCGAGTCGCTTCTGGCCGGTCGATGCCTGGGTGCCGGGTACCACGCCCCCCAGTTTCGACAAGCAACCCGTGCGCGACTATCTCGAGACGTTGGATTGGGATAAGAACCCGCCGCCGCCGCCCCTGCCGCCGGAAGTGGTCACCGCTACCTCTCATCGCTACATCGACGCTTACGAACGAATCACCGGACGGTCGTTTGCGATGTGGCCGGGCGTCTCTTGAGCCGTCGCTAGGATCGGCCTCATGCTCTTTTCGGTGTTGGTGGAGACCCGCCTCCGTCCTGGGATCGCCGATCCGCAGGGCGCCACGATCGAACGGTCATTACCCACGTTGGGCTTCGAGGGGATTCGGGGCGTACGGGTGGGGAAGGCGATTCGCTTCGACCTCGAGGCCCCCGACGAAACCGCGGCGCTGGCCCAGGCCACCGCGGTGACCCAGCAATTTCTGATCAATCCGGTGATCGAGGCGGCTGATGTGTCCGTTTCGGTGACCGAATCCGTCTAATGGCCGCTCTGGTGGGGGTGATCCTCTTTCCGGGATCCAACTGCGAACTGGATGCCCTGGAAGCCATCGGACACCTCGGGGGTAGGGCGGAGTTGGTGTGGCACGGCGATCGCTCGGTGGATGGCTGCGATGCCCTCGTTGTGCCCGGCGGGTTCGCCCACGGCGACTACTTGCGACCAGGGGCGATCGCTCGGTTCTCGCCGGTCATGGATGCGGTGCGGACCTTTGCCGCCGAGGGTGGTCCCGTGGTGGGTATCTGCAACGGGTTCCAGGTGCTCACGGA
Above is a genomic segment from Acidimicrobiia bacterium containing:
- a CDS encoding adenylosuccinate lyase, coding for MPGVQIPNVLAARYASAPMAGIWSPEHKVVLERQLWVAVMRAQADLGVVWPPTAIDDYIAVIDKVDLESIEARERITRHDVKARIEEFSALAGHELIHAGMTSRDVTENVEQLQVRAALELIRDRMVTALARLAERAGEYAEVVMTGRSHNVAAQATTLGKRFANAGEELLQAFRRVEELLARYPLRGIKGPVGTQQDMADLLGSAEKVDALEASVAAHLGFGEMLTNVGQVYPRSLDLDVVAALVQAAAGPASLATTIRLMAGLELATEGFQPGQVGSSAMPHKMNSRSCERINGLLVVLRGHLSMVGELAGDQWNEGDVSCSVVRRVALPDAFLAADGLFQTFLAVVEDFGAYRPVIDRELERYLPFLTTTKVLMGAVRAGVGREVAHEAIKEHAVAVALSMREEGATGNDLLDRLAAEDRLPLDRAALDALVGEPLSFVGTALAQVGVFMAQVEVVVARHPGAIGYRPEAIL
- a CDS encoding phosphoribosylaminoimidazolesuccinocarboxamide synthase; amino-acid sequence: MTLPLPHLYSGKVRDIYGVGDHQLLMVTSDRLSAFDVVLDEPIKHKGRVLTAISAFWFEVLGDIAGSHLVSTDAHDLAPEVLAAEPDLAGRIMLCRRAEMLSIECIVRGYLSGSAWKEYQAHGTMHGQALPPGLRESDRLPEPVFTPSTKSDVHDENISFAQAVDLVGESVANEARDISLALYSRGAELARESGIIIADTKFELGLIDGALVVCDEIMTPDSSRFWPVDAWVPGTTPPSFDKQPVRDYLETLDWDKNPPPPPLPPEVVTATSHRYIDAYERITGRSFAMWPGVS
- the purS gene encoding phosphoribosylformylglycinamidine synthase, purS protein, which translates into the protein MLFSVLVETRLRPGIADPQGATIERSLPTLGFEGIRGVRVGKAIRFDLEAPDETAALAQATAVTQQFLINPVIEAADVSVSVTESV